From Streptobacillus canis, a single genomic window includes:
- a CDS encoding phage tail tube protein, giving the protein MAASKGDKSVISAKFGEIIVDGEVIQEVSKSEIKVTMEYFDVERANDLVKYKKFAGYEISGTMTINKVNSKFGKLIEQIIKDRYCPEINMQSTLKDKAFNGSEAIAYYGVTFEEVTLQKIDNEKFEIELPFKAREFEYLEHME; this is encoded by the coding sequence ATGGCAGCAAGCAAAGGTGATAAGTCAGTAATATCAGCAAAATTTGGAGAAATTATAGTTGATGGAGAAGTTATCCAAGAAGTAAGTAAGTCAGAAATAAAAGTCACTATGGAATATTTCGATGTAGAAAGGGCTAATGATTTAGTTAAATATAAGAAATTTGCAGGGTATGAGATTTCAGGAACGATGACTATAAACAAGGTGAATTCTAAATTTGGGAAATTAATTGAACAAATTATCAAAGATAGATACTGTCCTGAAATAAACATGCAGTCAACGTTGAAAGATAAAGCATTTAATGGTTCAGAAGCTATTGCATATTACGGAGTAACGTTCGAGGAAGTTACATTACAAAAGATAGATAATGAAAAATTCGAAATTGAATTACCGTTTAAAGCAAGAGAATTTGAATATTTAGAACATATGGAATAG